TCGCGGTTCCAATCAGACTCCGTCGTCTTTTGTCGGCGAATCGCTTCTGTATAGCAGTATCGTGCTTGTGATCAGCAGGAATGCGCTTCCGGCGGACCCCAAGATTAAAACTAACAGAGGGTCGTGGAAGGGGATGGTGACCTCGCAAGCCATGCTAAACATCGCACCCTGGTCGAGGGTATACGCTATCCCGCTTAACAAGCGGTAGTAACCATGAGCCGCTCCGGAAATGCAATAAAGAGAGGAAGGGCTGAAAGCGGAAGTGTTGCCATGCGCTGGCGGAATCCCATCCGTTTTTTATGGATGAAAATCGATAAGGCCAAGCCACCCGCGATTGCGAGCAGGCAGATCAATCCGGGCTTTCCCATTTCGACCATGAGGTCGATCAAGTTTTTCTCTGGTATCATCGGAAAGGTCTTGGATCGAAGTCGGGGCTCGAGGGACGTGCCGGGCTGGCATTCTTCGATGCTCCATGCTTTGTGGATGGGCGTTGGCCGTCAGGGCTAGCACAAATTCGGTTGAAAATTGGTGCTTAGAAATTAGTCATCTCTTTTTCGTGTCTCCGTCCGCACTTGGCGAACTGCTCTCGGTCTTTGAGGAAAACTTTCGCACTCGCGGGGAGCTCGGAGCCTCGGTGAGTGTCTGGTGGCGGGGCGAGGAGATCCTTTCGACAGCCCAAGGCTGGTGCGAAAAGGAACAGCTGCGGCCTTGGACGGCAGATACGCTCGTGCCGGTTTATTCGGCGACAAAGGGGCCATCGGCCGCGACTCTTCTGCTGGCTCTTGATGCCAAGGGTTTCGGACCGGATACGCCGGTGCGCGAGATCTGGCCGGGCTTCCCTGTGGGGGAGGCGACCTTTGCCCATCTTCTTTCGCATCAATGTGGGCTCGCAGCCTTGGATCGCCGTGCGCAGGTCTGGGATCACGAAGAAGTCGTCGCTGCGATCGAAGCCCAGGTGCCGGCATGGCGGCCGGGACAGGGGCATGGCTATCACCCGCGGACTTTCGGGGCTTTGGTGGAGGAGCCGGTGCGACGCCTCACGGGAAAGACACTGGGTGCGCTATGGCGCGAAAAAATAGCGGAACCGCTCGGGCTCGAATTTTGGATCGGACTTCCGGAAGCGCAATGGAGCCGCGTCGCGAAACTCTATCCGGGAAAGGCGGCTGCGGAGGATCTGCAGAGCGGCTTCTACCGGGAGTTCAATACGGAGGGCACGCTCAGCCGTCGCGCGTTCGGGTCACCGCGCGGGCTTCACTCGGTGCAGGAGATGAATGATCCGAAGGCGTGGTCTTCCGGTCTGCCGGCGATGGGTGGCGTGGGCACCGCGAGCGCCTTGGCAAAGTTTTACCAGGCGGCGATCGGAGCGATCGAGAGCCCCCTGAACGAGAAGGTTCGTCACGCGCTCGGCGACATGCAGGTTTCCGGAGATGACAAGGTGCTGATTCAGCCGACTGCCTTCTCCTGTGGTTGCCAGCTCGATCCGCTGGATGCCAGCGGCCGGAAAATTCGCGAGCTTTATGGTCCGTCCACATCCGCCTTCGGACATCCCGGCGCGGGAGGGAGCCATGCGCTTGGCGATCCGGAGAGTGGCGTGAGCTTCGCTTACGTGATGAACCAGATGGAGCTCAGCGTGCTGCCGGGCCGAAAGAGCGTGGATATGGTGCAGGCCTTGTTTTCCTGACGGCCCTTCACATTCCGAATTGAGAACGGAACACGCGCGACTGCCGGCGCGATAGTGTTACTTCGGTTCCATCGCGGAGCCTTGCCTTGATGGAATTGCTGAACCAATCCTCGGTCGCTTCGATCCAGCGCAGGTTCACCATCTCGGTGCGGTTGGCGCGGAAGAACATTGCGGAAGGCAGGCGTTTCTCGAAGTCATTCAGGGAACGTCCGATCAAGGGTGACTCGGCATCGAAGTGGAGGCGCGTGTAGTTGCCCTCCGAGCGCAGCAGAAAGATGGAAGCAAGCGCAGGAAACCAACTTCGGCCGCTGCTGCGCAGGAAAATGCGGTCGTCTTCTTTCAACACGGCTTCGGGGGTGGGCTCTTGCTTTGAGCCCTGCTGACGCAGGCGATCGAGCGTCCTGGCGAAACGCTCCGGATCTACCGGCTTCAAGAGGTAATCGAAAGCCGCGACCTCGAATGCCTGGAGCGAGTGCTGCGCATAGGCCGTGACGAAGACGATCCTCGCCTCCGAGCCCGCCAGTTTTTCCGCCGCATCCAGACCGGAGAGATCCGGCATTTGGATATCCAGAAAGATCACATCCGGCTTCAGCTTGGTGAGGGCATGCGATGCTTCTGCAGCAGAGGAAAATTCTCCCGTGACCTCGAAGTCGGCATGCGGGGCAAGCAGGCGCAGGAGCTCCCGCCGCGCCGGTTTCTCGTCGTCCACGATG
This portion of the Luteolibacter luteus genome encodes:
- a CDS encoding serine hydrolase domain-containing protein: MSPSALGELLSVFEENFRTRGELGASVSVWWRGEEILSTAQGWCEKEQLRPWTADTLVPVYSATKGPSAATLLLALDAKGFGPDTPVREIWPGFPVGEATFAHLLSHQCGLAALDRRAQVWDHEEVVAAIEAQVPAWRPGQGHGYHPRTFGALVEEPVRRLTGKTLGALWREKIAEPLGLEFWIGLPEAQWSRVAKLYPGKAAAEDLQSGFYREFNTEGTLSRRAFGSPRGLHSVQEMNDPKAWSSGLPAMGGVGTASALAKFYQAAIGAIESPLNEKVRHALGDMQVSGDDKVLIQPTAFSCGCQLDPLDASGRKIRELYGPSTSAFGHPGAGGSHALGDPESGVSFAYVMNQMELSVLPGRKSVDMVQALFS
- a CDS encoding LytR/AlgR family response regulator transcription factor; this encodes MIRVFIVDDEKPARRELLRLLAPHADFEVTGEFSSAAEASHALTKLKPDVIFLDIQMPDLSGLDAAEKLAGSEARIVFVTAYAQHSLQAFEVAAFDYLLKPVDPERFARTLDRLRQQGSKQEPTPEAVLKEDDRIFLRSSGRSWFPALASIFLLRSEGNYTRLHFDAESPLIGRSLNDFEKRLPSAMFFRANRTEMVNLRWIEATEDWFSNSIKARLRDGTEVTLSRRQSRVFRSQFGM